Proteins encoded by one window of Musa acuminata AAA Group cultivar baxijiao chromosome BXJ2-9, Cavendish_Baxijiao_AAA, whole genome shotgun sequence:
- the LOC103999146 gene encoding uncharacterized protein LOC103999146 isoform X1 has protein sequence MPTVAAFLPRALLFPRPRPPSPPPLPPPLSTVVARRQFHHFPFPRLRLTKPRPLVIVASSSSSGASFDELDSVGRSDNLSSKESILLNMVQEIEPLDVSLIQKDVPAKTVDAMKRTISGMLGLLPSDQFHVLVEALWEPLFKLLISSMKTGYTLRSAEYRLYLERNLDIHDEHSEKGKKDPVEDDSPEMLFGSSPTISSAPGRNDAYCNHEKNDETSHENVGIDILGELSPEVQEYICSLQSRLNSAEKELCDIKRRNTALQMQNFVGEEKNDLLDYLRSLQPEKVAELSEPTCPGVEETIHSVVHGLLATLSPKVHSKPPHHMENPTGGTLGVGKDDCAELVENTSIQFQPLISVPRDYLARLLFWCMLLGHYIRGLEYRLELMELLTISSEVETVPREGDSLA, from the exons ATGCCGACCGTCGCCGCGTTCCTCCCCCGGGCTCTGCTCTTCCCTCGGCCTCGTCCCCCTTCTCCGCCGCCGCTTCCCCCGCCTCTGTCAACGGTAGTTGCCCGGCGGCAGTTCCATCACTTCCCCTTCCCTCGGCTGCGCCTCACCAAGCCTCGCCCCCTCGTCAtcgtcgcctcctcctcctcctccggggcTTCCTTCGATGAGCTTGATTCCGTCGGCAGATCCGACAACCTCTCATCCAAG GAATCCATTCTCTTAAACATGGTACAAGAGATAGAGCCTTTGGATGTGAGCCTTATTCAGAAGGATGTTCCGGCTAAAACAGTGGATGCAATGAAGAGGACAATTTCTGGCATGCTAGGTTTACTTCCTTCTGATCAGTTTCATGTCCTTGTAGAAGCCTTATGGGAACCACTCTTCAAGTTATTGATTTCATCCATGAAGACAGG GTACACTTTGCGCAGCGCTGAATATAGGCTATACCTAGAAAGAAATCTAGATATCCATGATGAACATagtgaaaaaggaaaaaaggatcCTGTTGAAGATGATAGTCCTGAAATGTTGTTTGGTAGCTCTCCAACAATATCCAGTGCCCCTGGAAGAAATGATGCTTATTGCAACCATGAAAAGAATGATGAGACATCACATGAAAATGTGGGTATCGACATCCTTGGGGAGTTATCACCTGAAGTTCAAGAATACATCTGCTCTCTGCAATCTCGTTTAAATTCTGCAGAGAAG GAGCTTTGCGACATCAAAAGGAGGAACACTGCTCTACAGATGCAAAATTTTGTAGGAGAAGAAAAGAATGATTTGTTGGATTATCTAAGATCATTGCAACCTGAGAAG GTTGCAGAACTTTCGGAACCAACTTGCCCTGGTGTGGAAGAAACAATACACTCTGTCGTGCATGGCCTCCTTGCAACTCTTTCTCCAAAGGTGCATTCAAAACCCCCTCATCATATGGAAAATCCAACAGGAGGAACCTTAGGTGTTGGAAAAGATGACTGTGCTGAACTAGTAGAGAACACTTCGATACAATTTCAGCCCCTTATATCAGTCCCCAGGGATTATCTTGCACGTCTCCTCTTCTG GTGTATGCTGCTGGGTCACTACATCAGAGGCCTCGAATACCGTCTAGAGCTGATGGAACTTCTGACAATCTCTAGCGAGGTGGAAACCGTACCACGAGAAGGTGATTCCCTTGCTTGA
- the LOC103999146 gene encoding uncharacterized protein LOC103999146 isoform X2, with amino-acid sequence MPTVAAFLPRALLFPRPRPPSPPPLPPPLSTVVARRQFHHFPFPRLRLTKPRPLVIVASSSSSGASFDELDSVGRSDNLSSKESILLNMVQEIEPLDVSLIQKDVPAKTVDAMKRTISGMLGLLPSDQFHVLVEALWEPLFKLLISSMKTGYTLRSAEYRLYLERNLDIHDEHSEKGKKDPVEDDSPEMLFGSSPTISSAPGRNDAYCNHEKNDETSHENVGIDILGELSPEVQEYICSLQSRLNSAEKVAELSEPTCPGVEETIHSVVHGLLATLSPKVHSKPPHHMENPTGGTLGVGKDDCAELVENTSIQFQPLISVPRDYLARLLFWCMLLGHYIRGLEYRLELMELLTISSEVETVPREGDSLA; translated from the exons ATGCCGACCGTCGCCGCGTTCCTCCCCCGGGCTCTGCTCTTCCCTCGGCCTCGTCCCCCTTCTCCGCCGCCGCTTCCCCCGCCTCTGTCAACGGTAGTTGCCCGGCGGCAGTTCCATCACTTCCCCTTCCCTCGGCTGCGCCTCACCAAGCCTCGCCCCCTCGTCAtcgtcgcctcctcctcctcctccggggcTTCCTTCGATGAGCTTGATTCCGTCGGCAGATCCGACAACCTCTCATCCAAG GAATCCATTCTCTTAAACATGGTACAAGAGATAGAGCCTTTGGATGTGAGCCTTATTCAGAAGGATGTTCCGGCTAAAACAGTGGATGCAATGAAGAGGACAATTTCTGGCATGCTAGGTTTACTTCCTTCTGATCAGTTTCATGTCCTTGTAGAAGCCTTATGGGAACCACTCTTCAAGTTATTGATTTCATCCATGAAGACAGG GTACACTTTGCGCAGCGCTGAATATAGGCTATACCTAGAAAGAAATCTAGATATCCATGATGAACATagtgaaaaaggaaaaaaggatcCTGTTGAAGATGATAGTCCTGAAATGTTGTTTGGTAGCTCTCCAACAATATCCAGTGCCCCTGGAAGAAATGATGCTTATTGCAACCATGAAAAGAATGATGAGACATCACATGAAAATGTGGGTATCGACATCCTTGGGGAGTTATCACCTGAAGTTCAAGAATACATCTGCTCTCTGCAATCTCGTTTAAATTCTGCAGAGAAG GTTGCAGAACTTTCGGAACCAACTTGCCCTGGTGTGGAAGAAACAATACACTCTGTCGTGCATGGCCTCCTTGCAACTCTTTCTCCAAAGGTGCATTCAAAACCCCCTCATCATATGGAAAATCCAACAGGAGGAACCTTAGGTGTTGGAAAAGATGACTGTGCTGAACTAGTAGAGAACACTTCGATACAATTTCAGCCCCTTATATCAGTCCCCAGGGATTATCTTGCACGTCTCCTCTTCTG GTGTATGCTGCTGGGTCACTACATCAGAGGCCTCGAATACCGTCTAGAGCTGATGGAACTTCTGACAATCTCTAGCGAGGTGGAAACCGTACCACGAGAAGGTGATTCCCTTGCTTGA